One Delphinus delphis chromosome 3, mDelDel1.2, whole genome shotgun sequence genomic region harbors:
- the LOC132422507 gene encoding large ribosomal subunit protein eL42-like has product MVNVPKTRQTFCKKYGRHQSLRTGRARTLCAQGKQHYNKKQSGYGGQTKRIFQKKPKITKKIVLRFECIEPNCRSRRTLALKRCKHPELGKDKKRKDQVIQFSASYPVSFQRQ; this is encoded by the coding sequence ATGGTGAACGTTCCTAAAACCCGTCAGACTTTCTGTAAGAAGTATGGCAGGCACCAATCCCTCAGAACAGGAAGGGCAAGGACTCTGTGTGCCCAGGGAAAGCAGCATTATAACAAGAAGCAGAGTGGCTACGGTGGGCAGACTAAACGGATTTTCCAGAAAAAGCCTAAAATTACCAAGAAGATTGTGCTGAGGTTTGAATGCATTGAGCCCAACTGCAGGTCTAGGAGAACGCTGGCTCTTAAGAGATGCAAACATCCTGAACTGGGAAAAGATAAGAAGAGAAAGGACCAAGTGATCCAGTTCTCAGCTTCGTATCCTGTTTCATTCCAAAGACAATAA